One Candidatus Methylomirabilota bacterium DNA window includes the following coding sequences:
- a CDS encoding TonB-dependent receptor translates to MLAAKAKSRSYSMIIAVAGLVALGALIPLSPVAWGADADSPAASGPEETVRLEPVVVSASRVEQRLRDVPANVTVITREDIEQSPARTVDDLLRQVPGFSLFRRSSSLVTHPTTQGVSLRGIGPSGVSRTLVLLDGVPLNDPFGGWVYWSNVPLESIERIEVTRGGGSGVYGNYAMGGVINIITRRPEARVAQAKLDLGNRDTVDANLLASHVTGPWGVSLEGRFFDTDGYKIVRKDQRGKIDVNANSSDKTFNGRVEYTPSLASSLFLAGSFFREDRGNGTPLQNNETETGYVATGGRLKTADGSDWQLTTFSHLQTFNSTFTSAAPDRNSETPALNQFDVPSADAGANLQWSKQIFQFHLLTAGTDLRWIEGETNEDFTFSQTLGDFTRRRKAGGEQLLTGAYLQDIFTPAPGWQVTIAGRFDSWQSFNAARVERNKQTGAITRDNQFDNRDEFAFSPKVALLYHATDQLSLRSSFYKGFRAPTINELFRPFRVRNDITEANADLNPERLIGGEVGMDYAIMSNLLSRLTAFWNEVKDPIVNVTKGIGQGATVDPCGFVPAGGVCRQRQNLDRTRIRGIEAELEYRPFLRWTFSGSYLYNNTQVVSAPTQPELEGKRIAQVPRHQFTLKLGYTNPALINFYVQGRFVGDQFEDDLNSLKLGDYFVVDLMLWRPIPLPKLSAGEIFLAVENLFDRTYEAGKTADGVVTIGAPVLVHGGVRVRF, encoded by the coding sequence GTGCTGGCAGCGAAGGCAAAGTCCAGGTCGTATTCAATGATCATCGCTGTAGCGGGGCTTGTCGCCCTCGGCGCCCTCATACCGCTGTCCCCAGTGGCGTGGGGAGCCGATGCCGACTCGCCGGCGGCAAGTGGACCAGAGGAGACGGTTCGCCTGGAACCGGTTGTGGTCTCCGCCAGTCGAGTCGAACAGCGACTACGGGACGTCCCGGCCAATGTGACGGTCATCACACGGGAAGATATCGAACAATCACCGGCCAGAACGGTGGATGATCTGCTGCGACAGGTCCCGGGGTTCAGTCTGTTCCGGCGCAGCAGCAGCCTGGTCACCCATCCGACGACACAGGGGGTCTCCCTTCGCGGGATCGGACCTAGCGGGGTAAGTCGGACGCTGGTGCTGTTGGACGGGGTCCCGCTCAACGATCCGTTCGGCGGGTGGGTCTACTGGAGCAACGTGCCGCTGGAGAGTATTGAGCGCATTGAGGTGACGCGTGGCGGCGGCTCCGGCGTCTACGGCAACTACGCGATGGGTGGCGTCATCAACATCATCACCAGGCGGCCGGAGGCGCGGGTCGCTCAAGCCAAGCTTGATCTCGGAAATCGGGACACTGTAGATGCCAACCTGTTGGCAAGCCACGTGACCGGCCCATGGGGTGTCTCTCTCGAAGGCCGGTTCTTTGATACTGATGGTTATAAGATCGTCCGAAAGGATCAACGTGGAAAGATAGATGTCAATGCCAACTCCAGCGACAAGACCTTTAACGGCCGGGTAGAGTACACCCCTTCCCTGGCTTCCTCGCTCTTTCTCGCCGGTAGCTTTTTTCGAGAGGATCGCGGCAACGGGACCCCGCTTCAGAATAATGAGACTGAGACGGGCTATGTGGCGACCGGAGGCCGGCTAAAAACCGCCGACGGCAGCGACTGGCAGCTCACAACCTTCTCTCACCTGCAGACGTTTAACAGTACGTTCACCTCTGCGGCTCCCGATCGGAACTCGGAAACCCCGGCGCTCAATCAGTTCGATGTCCCCTCAGCCGATGCAGGGGCAAACCTGCAGTGGTCGAAACAGATCTTTCAGTTTCATCTGCTGACGGCCGGTACCGATCTGAGATGGATCGAGGGCGAAACAAACGAAGACTTCACATTCAGCCAGACCCTGGGTGACTTCACCCGACGGCGGAAGGCGGGAGGAGAACAGCTCTTAACGGGCGCCTACCTTCAGGATATTTTCACCCCCGCACCTGGATGGCAGGTGACGATTGCCGGCCGATTCGACTCCTGGCAAAGTTTCAATGCCGCTCGTGTTGAGAGGAATAAACAGACGGGGGCGATCACCAGGGATAACCAGTTCGACAATCGGGATGAGTTCGCCTTTAGCCCCAAGGTGGCTCTTCTCTACCATGCTACCGATCAACTCTCACTGAGAAGCTCGTTTTACAAGGGGTTTCGAGCGCCGACCATCAATGAACTCTTTCGGCCATTCAGGGTCCGGAACGACATTACTGAAGCCAACGCAGATCTGAATCCGGAACGGTTGATCGGTGGAGAGGTCGGGATGGACTATGCCATTATGAGTAACCTTCTGAGTCGGCTGACCGCTTTTTGGAACGAGGTGAAGGACCCGATCGTCAACGTCACCAAGGGAATCGGTCAAGGGGCGACCGTAGATCCTTGCGGCTTTGTCCCGGCCGGCGGCGTCTGCCGCCAGCGGCAAAACCTGGACAGAACGCGGATCAGAGGGATCGAGGCCGAGTTGGAGTATCGTCCGTTTCTGCGTTGGACCTTCTCAGGCAGTTATCTCTATAACAACACTCAAGTCGTAAGCGCTCCAACCCAGCCGGAGTTGGAGGGGAAAAGGATCGCCCAGGTGCCGAGGCATCAGTTTACCTTGAAACTGGGCTATACCAACCCGGCCCTCATCAACTTTTACGTCCAGGGGCGATTTGTCGGGGACCAATTCGAGGATGACCTCAATTCGCTGAAGCTCGGCGACTACTTTGTGGTGGACCTCATGCTCTGGCGGCCGATCCCTCTCCCCAAGCTGTCCGCGGGAGAAATTTTCCTGGCGGTGGAAAACCTCTTCGACAGGACGTATGAGGCCGGCAAGACGGCCGATGGCGTCGTCACCATCGGCGCCCCCGTGCTGGTCCACGGCGGTGTCAGGGTTCGGTTCTGA
- a CDS encoding TonB-dependent receptor → MPWHRLRAAAVFGIWLVLSPAEAQAQGAEAEPEIVPLPEIVVTAPTRLAEVPLPLAEIPASVQVITGDEIERSQVLTLQDVMQQLPGVHLNDQQGNSIQFDLSLRGFTGTSVTGVPQGISVFIDGVRVNEPAVEEINFDLLPLDDIERVELIRGPMAVFGRNSLAGSINIITRRGGEEREIVPEMSGGSFGRRKAEGRISGTAGPIDYYFSGSQFNEDGWRDQSDGRLSKGFGKLGFRQGGTDITLSYQFQNNRISQSGTLPESILKMDRTQNFTAGDFFNPNLHMGILNIHQRLGGGFSLALNGFVRKLDTEQFNVSLLSENTRLFNDTRSGGGTVQLAHEGRFWGRKNTLTFGAEGARHDVDIRVFQEQNDQSRQQCQAGALAAGQDPNNACPEKALTSVLSDKQDTVAAYIQDTAELGRGLLLSSDNLFFTGALRADYVRHNITDSSPEEPGKASGRASFSRVLPRAGINYNLSDSYGLYFSYSQGFRVPAFLELTCAQPDSPCVGLQAGVAPDTGFFKLSPVRANNYEVGFRARPLPWLEGSLALYRTDVRDDIFSVTDPAKLTVFFQNVGNTRRQGIEFGLRGIFRNVLEPYVNYALTRAIFRNTIQLASPRTPGIPQQVDAGNDIPMTPNHRVNAGLRYHLYRWLTLSLDLSYVGDQFLRGDESNTQPKLDDYVVLNAGLDLHWRRFAGFVKINNLTNNRYETFGTFAPNAKAVGEPIERFLNPAPPINVLVGASYRF, encoded by the coding sequence ATGCCATGGCATCGGCTTCGTGCTGCGGCGGTGTTCGGGATCTGGCTCGTTCTCAGCCCCGCCGAGGCGCAAGCTCAGGGTGCGGAGGCAGAGCCTGAGATTGTCCCGCTTCCGGAGATCGTGGTTACCGCGCCGACCCGCCTTGCCGAGGTTCCGCTTCCACTGGCGGAAATTCCTGCCAGCGTCCAGGTCATTACGGGCGACGAGATTGAGCGATCGCAAGTGCTCACTCTCCAGGACGTGATGCAGCAGCTTCCAGGGGTGCATCTGAACGACCAACAGGGTAACTCCATCCAGTTTGATCTCTCCTTACGAGGCTTTACCGGGACCTCGGTGACCGGCGTCCCGCAGGGAATCAGCGTCTTCATTGACGGGGTTCGGGTAAACGAACCGGCCGTCGAGGAGATCAATTTCGATCTGCTTCCGCTTGACGACATTGAACGGGTCGAGCTGATTCGCGGCCCGATGGCGGTCTTCGGCAGGAACAGCCTGGCTGGGTCCATAAACATTATCACGCGACGCGGTGGTGAGGAACGGGAGATTGTGCCCGAGATGTCGGGCGGCAGCTTCGGGCGCCGAAAGGCTGAGGGGCGCATCAGCGGAACCGCCGGGCCAATCGACTACTATTTTTCCGGCAGCCAGTTCAATGAGGATGGCTGGAGGGATCAGTCCGACGGCCGCCTCTCGAAAGGTTTCGGGAAGCTCGGATTCCGTCAGGGCGGCACCGACATCACCCTCTCCTACCAGTTTCAGAACAACAGGATTTCGCAGTCCGGGACATTGCCCGAGAGCATCCTGAAGATGGATCGAACGCAGAACTTTACAGCGGGAGATTTCTTTAATCCAAATCTCCACATGGGTATTCTCAACATCCACCAGCGGCTCGGAGGGGGCTTCTCTCTTGCCCTCAACGGGTTCGTCAGAAAGCTCGACACCGAGCAGTTCAACGTGAGTCTTCTCAGCGAAAACACCCGCTTGTTTAACGACACGCGCTCAGGCGGTGGGACGGTTCAACTGGCGCATGAGGGGCGTTTCTGGGGGCGTAAAAATACCCTGACCTTTGGGGCTGAGGGTGCGCGTCACGACGTCGATATCCGGGTGTTCCAGGAGCAGAACGATCAATCTCGTCAGCAATGTCAAGCGGGGGCGCTCGCCGCAGGGCAAGATCCGAATAACGCATGTCCGGAGAAGGCGCTTACCTCCGTCCTCTCCGATAAGCAGGATACGGTTGCGGCCTATATCCAGGATACCGCCGAACTGGGCCGCGGTCTGTTGCTGTCCAGTGACAATCTGTTCTTCACTGGGGCGCTGCGAGCCGACTATGTGCGGCACAATATCACCGATTCAAGTCCTGAAGAGCCGGGCAAGGCCTCGGGGAGAGCCTCGTTTAGTCGGGTCCTCCCCAGGGCTGGTATCAACTACAATCTTTCGGATAGCTACGGGCTCTATTTCTCATATTCACAAGGGTTTCGAGTGCCGGCATTCCTGGAGTTGACCTGCGCTCAACCCGACTCTCCTTGCGTCGGTTTGCAGGCGGGAGTGGCCCCGGATACCGGTTTCTTCAAGCTCAGTCCCGTCCGGGCCAACAACTACGAAGTGGGCTTCCGAGCGCGCCCCCTGCCTTGGTTGGAGGGGAGCCTTGCGCTCTACCGGACCGACGTCAGGGATGACATCTTTTCGGTAACTGATCCAGCCAAGCTCACGGTCTTTTTCCAGAACGTCGGCAACACCAGACGGCAAGGAATCGAATTCGGTCTGCGCGGGATCTTTCGAAATGTTCTGGAACCGTACGTGAACTATGCACTCACCCGGGCGATATTTCGGAATACCATCCAACTCGCCTCGCCACGGACGCCAGGTATTCCTCAGCAGGTGGACGCGGGGAATGACATCCCCATGACCCCAAACCATCGGGTGAATGCTGGGCTCCGCTACCATTTGTACCGATGGCTGACCCTTTCGCTTGACCTGAGCTACGTCGGCGACCAGTTCCTCCGAGGCGACGAGTCAAACACCCAGCCGAAGCTCGACGACTATGTAGTCTTGAACGCCGGCCTCGATCTCCACTGGCGGCGCTTCGCGGGATTCGTGAAGATCAACAATCTGACCAACAACCGCTATGAGACGTTTGGGACCTTCGCTCCCAACGCGAAGGCTGTCGGAGAGCCAATCGAGCGCTTCCTGAACCCGGCTCCGCCCATCAATGTCCTGGTCGGCGCCAGTTACCGATTCTAA
- a CDS encoding energy transducer TonB, whose protein sequence is MSADGSHAVGGSPPGVFAAGGLPARPVPLGAGGDGEVGSGSAGRGGAGRLDAALAAPLTPSVTVGSPHGGAGGGTGWTGSGTAGGRFSAPNYGINPLPKYPLLAREKGYEGTVFLRVLVRADGRVERLAVDRSSGYEILDRAAVDSVKEWAFFPAKKAGKSVESWVLLPVKFALN, encoded by the coding sequence ATGTCTGCCGATGGCTCACACGCAGTGGGCGGTAGCCCTCCGGGCGTCTTTGCAGCAGGTGGCCTGCCGGCGAGGCCGGTTCCGCTTGGTGCCGGCGGGGATGGCGAAGTCGGCTCCGGCTCAGCCGGTCGGGGTGGAGCGGGTCGGCTTGACGCCGCGTTGGCTGCGCCGCTGACACCTTCAGTGACTGTTGGTTCCCCTCATGGCGGGGCAGGCGGAGGAACTGGTTGGACAGGAAGTGGGACGGCTGGAGGACGGTTCTCGGCCCCGAACTATGGAATCAATCCGCTTCCCAAGTACCCTCTTTTGGCGCGAGAAAAAGGGTACGAAGGAACGGTCTTCCTGCGAGTCCTGGTTCGGGCGGATGGTCGCGTGGAGCGGCTTGCTGTCGATCGATCCTCCGGGTATGAGATCCTGGACCGGGCAGCGGTGGACTCCGTCAAGGAGTGGGCGTTTTTTCCTGCCAAAAAAGCTGGAAAGTCGGTGGAAAGCTGGGTGCTGCTTCCCGTGAAGTTCGCGCTCAATTGA